In a single window of the Littorina saxatilis isolate snail1 linkage group LG3, US_GU_Lsax_2.0, whole genome shotgun sequence genome:
- the LOC138961501 gene encoding coiled-coil domain-containing protein 81-like, translated as MPESLQKILVEAKGGKYSTISDLSENDIANVWENVANYVEKQMSNSKGVQIPNFGTFSFSQKKLDVGNNKYVLMQRPVFNISEKLAQTHGLQFTRYNVPGHIPSPPLNFAALSFESPFDRDTVENCVREIVRTVSQAVAAKRNVELSFGGIGRLQIRDCRVKMRFYKEFINQMDGSGELLHTMQNRAGTVDSVMSNRPFSRSNTSNTLVLPRIQPGPGAGQNTLPPLAEVDENQTARPMVPTPTEPIMDTSINPDIVQNIPDQPEGPQSQEEMEQHIKSMAIRKQAFAQTNEDVNDPVTENALDNVLREADANEEPAEVYMPKDVMETIHEERKAAPAGRGASRMAMPLAMATGISLLDDLIPTSPKLSPLPPAKTVTYADMQPGNLKPPTPPRLTPLQRSHSAEDMREKTGSACGHPNAGQELCYLCHQRARRNVPVNFTEERKRREEEEDRLLQQYQTMRDAEDILREQERHISRRHDLQKISAFNLGVSEAVTSKKKAKDTEPQRSYIFQRRPLTPSRLPKQEQYLNDLTKQVESKETVVATKKADEHFLERLEQVQLAEDLAAQREQYIRDKVDSVSTYKKALDAQLRFKPVPIPPREPDYEVFGKNDTTNEKIAERRRRAHLLFQEQQDLVGQRKREAILKRLAEQDREQAVLEKTKDGIVEDRAHRHRARFQNRQRLEDEWQSAAEMKRARDLEDRLLGLESGQLLLEQCEQHKHCKQCKKRVDNCGESNIWRESYYIPGSRIMV; from the exons ATGCCGGAGTCGTTGCAGAAAATCTTGGTTGAGGCCAAAGGAGGGAAATACTCCACCATCAGCGATCTTTCAGAGAATG ACATTGCAAACGTATGGGAAAATGTTGCCAACTATGTGGAAAAGCAGATGTCCAATTCAAAG gGCGTGCAGATTCCCAACTTTGGCACGTTCTCCTTCTCTCAGAAGAAGCTGGATGTTGGCAACAACAAATATGTGTTGATGCAGAGACCTGTGTTTAACATCTCTGAGAAGCTCGCACAAACTCATGGTCTTCAGTTTACCAGATACAATGTCCCtg gCCACATCCCTTCCCCGCCTCTAAATTTTGCCGCTCTATCCTTCGAATCACCATTTGACCGTGACACAGTGGAAAACTGTGTGCGTGAAATTGTTCGCACAGTATCCCAGGCGGTTGCAGCCAAGAGGAATGTAGAACTCTCCTTCGGGGGCATTGGACGCCTGCAGATCCGGGATTGTCGTGTCAAGATGAGATTCTACAAAGAGTTTATCAATCAGATGGATGGCAGTGGTGAACTCTTGCATACCATGCAGAAC AGGGCAGGAACAGTCGACTCTGTCATGTCCAATAGACCATTCTCCAGGTCCAACACAAGCAACACTCTTGTTCTTCCAAG GATTCAGCCAGGGCCAGGCGCAGGCCAGAACACTCTTCCACCGCTGGCAGAGGTGGACGAAAATCAAACGGCCCGCCCCATGGTTCCAACCCCTACAGAGCCCATCATGGACACCAGTATCAACCCAGACATCGTCCAGAACATACCCGACCAGCCTGAGGGGCCGCAGTCACAAGAGGAGATGGAGCAGCACATCAAAAGCATGGCAATCCGCAAGCAGGCGTTTGCCCAGACCAACGAGGACGTGAACGACCCGGTGACGGAGAATGCGCTGGACAATGTGCTGAGAGAAGCGGACGCCAACGAGGAACCTGCAGAAGTGTACATGCCCAAGGACGTCATGGAGACTATTCATG AGGAGAGAAAGGCAGCCCCTGCAGGACGTGGAGCTTCACGCATGGCTATGCCTCTGGCAATGGCTACCGGCATTTCTCTGCTGGATGATCTCATACCTACCAGCCCCAAATTATCCCCCTTGCCTCCGGCCAAGACCGTCACTTACGCTGATATGCAACCTGG AAACCTCAAGCCCCCGACACCACCTCGTCTGACACCGCTTCAGCGATCCCACAGTGCTGAAGACATGCGCGAAAAAACAGGTAGTGCCTGCGGTCATCCCAACGCCGGCCAAGAGCTGTGCTACCTGTGCCACCAGAGGGCGCGTCGGAATGTGCCGGTCAATTTCACTGAAGAGCGGAagaggagggaggaggaggaagatcgCCTCCTGCAGCAGTACCAGACGATGCGGGATGCTGAGGATATTCTTCGAGAGCAG GAGCGTCATATTTCCCGCCGCCACGACCTGCAGAAGATCTCGGCTTTCAACCTGGGAGTTTCAGAAGCTGTGACCTCCAAGAAGAAAGCAAAGGACACCGAACCTCAG AGATCCTACATTTTCCAAAGAAGACCACTGACACCTTCACGGCTCCCCAAGCAAGAACAGTATTTGAACGACCTTACAAAACAG GTTGAATCAAAAGAAACTGTTGTCGCAACAAAGAAAGCAGACGAACATTTCCTTGAGCGACTGGAACAAGTGCAGCTGGCTGAAGA tcttGCTGCTCAGCGCGAACAGTATATCAGGGACAAAGTGGATTCAGTGTCAACGTACAAGAAGGCTTTGGATGCACAG CTCCGGTTCAAACCGGTGCCGATACCACCCCGTGAGCCCGACTACGAAGTATTCGGCAAGAATGACACTACAAACGAGAAGATTGCTGAACGCAGACGCCGAGCGCACTTGTTGTTCCAAGAACAGCAGGATCTGGTGGGGCAGCGCAAGCGAGAGGCCATCTTGAAACGGCTGGCTGAGCAGGACAGGGAGCAAGCAGTCCTGGAAAAGACGAAAGATGG CATTGTGGAAGACAGGGCCCACAGGCACAGGGCTCGCTTCCAGAACCGTCAACGCCTGGAAGACGAATGGCAGAGTGCGGCAGAAATGAAGCGCGCTCGCGACCTTGAGGATCGCCTGCTTGGCCTCGAGTCCGGGCAACTGCTGCTCGAGCAGTGCGAGCAGCACAAACACTGCAAGCAGTGCAAGAAGCGGGTGGACAACTGCGGGGAGAGCAACATCTGGAGGGAGTCGTACTATATCCCTGGATCCCGCATCATGGTGTGA